From Etheostoma cragini isolate CJK2018 chromosome 14, CSU_Ecrag_1.0, whole genome shotgun sequence, the proteins below share one genomic window:
- the LOC117956470 gene encoding gastrula zinc finger protein XlCGF57.1-like: MSKGRVLRALVQQRLAAAAEEIFGLFETTIADYEEELRRSREENQRHRDRERKDPGLGPHLRLHRAEVQPVLVVKEEVPPEQQEWSSTVDQQDPKPPPHIKEEQEQLWSSEEGEQLQGLEEAGIKFLFTSVAVKREEDGEEAQSSQLHQRQTEHMETGAEGEGCRGAESDRHVHPEFSLQPGAYDQAFHSDPEADNSRDWDETREHQPGLNLLQNGDVAVSDSWSSPAKKTFSCSECGKRFSKKKYLEDHIRIHTGEKPFSCSVCKSSFKQSGGLHAHMRIHTGETTFSCSVCKRCFKRRESLKTHMIIHTREKTFSCSVCKKCFKRRESLKAHMRLHTGEKPLFSCSLCEKGYMCRSSLKSHMITHATETPFSCSVCNKSFAWSGLLQSHMRIHTEDPPFNCSDCGKGFFCKSNMKKHMKTHTGEKPYSCSVCKKCFTQNGSLKTHMQIHTRVRVKPFPCSVCEKSYSNERYLRTHMRFHTGEKPYSCSECDQRFSYREALVRHMKTHTEQAPAAGGEDCGGPGSARISDPEGLKQSDTEDQTGDSSRVATVMETWSTHGQCWE; the protein is encoded by the exons ATGTCTAAAGGCCGCGTGCTGAGGGCGCTGGTGCAGCAGCGACTAGCTGCGGCTGCTGAGGAGATATTTGGGCTGTTTGAGACCACGATAGCGGACTACGAGGAGGAGCTGAGGCGGTCCCGGGAGGAGAACCAGAGACACCGGGACCGGGAGCGCAAGGACCCCGGGCTCGGCCCTCATCTCCGGTTACACCGAGCAG AGGTCCAGCCGGTGTTGGTGGTTAAAGAAGAGGTtccccctgagcagcaggagtggAGCTCCACTGTGGACCAGCAGGACCCaaagccccccccacacattaaagaggagcaggagcaACTGTGGAGCAgtgaggagggagagcagcttcaagggctggaggaggctggtATTAAGTTCCTGTTCACTTCTGTCGCTGTGAAGAGggaagaagatggagaggaagctcagtcctcacagcttcatcaaagacaaactgaaCACATGGAAACAGGAGCTGAGGGAGAGGGTTGCAGAGGAGCAGAATCTGACAGGCACGTACATCCAGAATTTAGTTTACAACCGGGTGCTTATGACCAGGCTTTCCACTCTGACCCTGAGGCTGATAACAGTAGAGATTGGGACGAGACCAGGGAACATCAGCCAGGTTTAAACCTTCTGCAAAATGGGGACGTTGCTGTCAGTGATTCCTGGTCCAGTCCTGCTAAGAAAAcgttcagctgctctgagtgtgggaaaAGATTTAGCAAAAAGAAATATCTGGAGGACCACAttagaatccacacaggagagaaaccgtTCAGTTGCTCAGTGTGTAAGAGCTCTTTTAAACAGAGTGGaggtttacatgcacacatgagaatccacacaggagaaacaacattcagctgctcagtctgtaagagaTGTTTTAAACGGAGGGAAAGTTTGAAGACTCACATGATAATCCAcacaagagaaaaaacattcagCTGCTCGGTCtgtaagaaatgttttaagaGGAGGGAAAGTTTGAAGGCACACATGAGActccacacaggagaaaaacctttgtTTAGTTGTTCACTTTGTGAGAAAGGATACATGTGCAGGTCGAGTCTAAAGTCACACATGATAACTCACGCAACAGAAACACCATTCAGTTGCTCAGTCTGTAACAAATCTTTTGCATGGAGTGGACTTCTACAAAGCCACATGAGGATCCACACAGAAGACCCCCCTTTCAACTGCTCAGACTGTGGGAAAGGATTTTTCTGCAAGTCCAATATGAAGAAGCACATGAAGACTCATACCGGGGAAAAACCTTATAGTTGTTCAGTCTGTAAGAAATGTTTTACACAGAATGGAAGTCTgaagacacacatgcaaatcCACACAAGAGTGAGAGTAAAACCTTTCCCTTGTTCAGTCTGTGAGAAGTCTTATTCAAACGAAAGATATTTACGCACGCACATGAGATTTCACACGGGAGAGAAACCTTACAGCTGCTCCGAGTGTGATCAAAGATTCTCCTACAGGGAAGCCCTAGTTCGTCACATGAAAACCCACACAGAGCAAGCTCCTGCAGCTGgaggagaggactgtggaggaccaggaTCAGCCAGGATCTCAGATCCAGAAGGACTCAAACAGTCAGATACTGAggaccagactggagactcaTCAAGGGTTGCCACGGTCATGGAAACCTGGAGTACTCATGGacagtgttgggagtaa